A segment of the uncultured Desulfobulbus sp. genome:
TAGATTCCCGTAACATCGTGCCGGTCTGGGAAGCTTCTCCCAAACGGGAGTACATGGCTCGGACGATTCGCCCTAAAATTCATAAGCTGCTCCCAGAGTTCCTCACGCCCTTTCCCCAATTTTCGTCCCACCCCCATGCCTGGGACACCCCCCCTGCAAGCCTCTCTTTTCCAGAGCTGCGTCAAACGCTCAGAGTTGATACGACGGTAGGGCCGGTTGATTGGCTCAAGCCAGGAGAGAAGGGGGCCCAGCAAACACTGACCACCTTTTTAACCACACGTCTTAATACCTACGACCAGCGAAACGACCCCAATAAAGATGCCTGTTCGGACCTCTCCCCCTATCTACATTTTGGGATGATATCAGCCCAACGCATTCTCCTGGAAATAGATAAACGTGGCTTGAACAGTGATAACGTTGAGAGCTTTGTGGAGGAATTAGTCGTACGCAGAGAACTCTCGGATAATTTCTGTTTCTACAGTGCAGACTACGATCAGGTCTCTGCTTTTCCGGAGTGGGCCCAACGTACGCTTGAGGAACACAGTAAAGATCCACGCCAATACCTCTACTCGCTAGAAGAATTCGATCAGGCTGTAACCCATCAGCCACTGTGGAATGCGGCCCAAAGGCAACTTGTCCAGACCGGGGCCATGCATGGCTATATGCGTATGTATTGGGCCAAAAAAATTCTCGAATGG
Coding sequences within it:
- the phrB gene encoding deoxyribodipyrimidine photo-lyase; amino-acid sequence: MEQFMDHRRIRRYNGESKLQGPVLYWVHREFRFQDNWALHHARGEALRLQVPLAVVFCLVPEFLGATLRQFDFLLKGLEASESTLQQANIPLILRSGDPATEINRLCKELQPSLVVTDYDPLRIKRHWIQSLLKGQRAPVLEVDSRNIVPVWEASPKREYMARTIRPKIHKLLPEFLTPFPQFSSHPHAWDTPPASLSFPELRQTLRVDTTVGPVDWLKPGEKGAQQTLTTFLTTRLNTYDQRNDPNKDACSDLSPYLHFGMISAQRILLEIDKRGLNSDNVESFVEELVVRRELSDNFCFYSADYDQVSAFPEWAQRTLEEHSKDPRQYLYSLEEFDQAVTHQPLWNAAQRQLVQTGAMHGYMRMYWAKKILEWTPTPADALRIAIYLNDRYALDGRESNGYTGIAWSIGGVHDRGWTKRPIFGSIRYMNANGARRKFDVQRYIRTWSSKQQASIF